TGTGGTGTTCCACATTCTGGGCAAACCACAATATCATCTTGATCCTTAAATTTCTGTTGGCATACTGGGCAGACTTGTCCAACGAATTTTCCCATTTTTTCTACCCCCTTATAAATAACAAAATATTTCATTTATCATAATTTAAAGTTGATACCACTAACCTTGGTATAATAGTATAACATTTTTCCAAATGAATTACAACTTTAATTATAAATCCGTATTTTCCTCTAATTTCCCTTTTTATAGGACGATTTTGGAAGCGATTTTTTTCTGATATAAAAAGTATGGGCCAACGGTCGTTTTAATATGCTTGATTTTTTCTGTTCGATTCATTATAATAAGGAAGAAAACGTATTGAATGTAGTAAACTAGAACTGGGAGATTATGTGGAATGAATACCGTTGCATTTGAAGAATACCGCGGGCAACTTACAGCACTAAAGCCCCAAATAGAAGAATTGAAACAAGCCTTGGATATAGAAAGCAAAAATAAAGAGATTATCGAATTGGACCATCAAGCAGCACAACCAAATTTTTGGGATGATATTGAAAACTCCCAAAAGGTCTTAAAGCGCAGCACAAAATTAAAAAATACGGTACAGGCATTTGAGTCTTTATCTGCTATGTATGAAGACACTGCTATGATGGTAGAGTTTGCATTGGATGAACAGGATGATAGTTTTGAGGAGGATATTAAAACCAATCTTGCCAATATGCAACGTTCCGTATCGGAACAAACTCTCTCAACTTTGTTAACAGGGGAATACGATGATAAAAACGCTATTTTAACTTTTCATGCTGGTGCTGGTGGTACAGAGGCAATGGATTGGGTAGAAATGTTATTCCGTATGTATTCCCGGTGGGCAGAACGTCATGAATTTAAAGTGAAAACCCTGGATTTTGTGGAAGGAGAAGAAGCAGGGATTAAAAGTATTTCTGTTTTAGTAGAAGGAATAAACGCTTATGGTTATTTAAAATCTGAATCCGGCGTCCATCGTCTGGTAAGGGTTTCCCCGTTTGATTCCTCCGGAAGGCGGCATACTTCTTTTGCCTCTTTGGAAGTTATCCCAGAAATTGATGATGATACCGAAGTAGAAATCCGTCCGGAAGATATCAAAATGGATGTATACCGCGCAAGTGGTGCTGGTGGGCAGCATGTAAACAAAACATCCTCTGCTGTCCGGTTAACCCATATTCCAACTGGAATTGTAACTGCTTGCCAGAATGAACGCAGCCAATTACAAAACCGTGCTGTGGCGTTAAAAATGTTAAAGTCTAAATTGGTGGAAATTAAAGAACGGGAACAGTTAGAACGCATCGAGGATATCAAGGGGGAACAACGGGAAATTGCCTGGGGCTCTCAAATCCGTTCTTACGTATTTATGCCTTATACTTTAGTCAAAGACCACCGGACTAATTTTGAAAGCGGAAATATTAATGCCGTTATGGATGGCGATTTAGACGATTTTATTAACGCATATCTTGTTGCAAACAGCCAGGGAAAATTATAACAATAAGGATAAAAGCTCCCTTCTTCTACAAAAGGGAGCTTTTTGTATTCTATCATAATCATTTGATATCAAAAATAATCCATATTCATCATATCTATATTTTAATCTAGTTTTCCTGGCTTATACTTACTGAATCTATGAATAAAGGAGCTTTTTTATGGAAATAAAATTAAGAAAATGGAATAACCAAGATACACAACCATTAGCCCGCTTAGCCAATAATCCCAATATTGCAAACTATTTACGGGATGTATTCCCCTACCCATATCAAGCAAAAGATGCAGCTTTTTTCATCCAAATGTGCCAACAAGCAGATTCCAATATTGATCTTCCTTTTGCCATTACAGTAGATGGATCTCTTGTAGGAAGCATTGGACTTACAAGACAGTTAGACGTAAAAAGAAAATCAGCAGAACTAGGATATTGGATTGGAGAAGAATATTGGAATAAAGGAATTGCAACTCAAGCAGTAAAACAAATTTGTGAAATTGGATGGAACTATTGGGATATCAATCGAATTTATGCTGAAGTATTTTCTAATAATCTAGCATCGTGCCAAGTGTTAAAAAAATCAGGTTTTCAGCAGGAAGGGATTCTACAAAAAAGTATTTTTAAAAATGGCAATTTTTTTGATAGTATCCTATTTTCCAAAATACAATAAGTATAATTTATTTGAATTTAACATTTTTATTCCTTCCAAATTTAAATACGATTATTGTTTTCCCTTCATAGAGGAATTTATTTCCAATAGCAAAATCTGATGTAATCTTATTGAGAACACAAGTTTCTATCCATTATCTGTTAGCCATTTTTCCAAAAGTAAATTTTGGACCAATTTGTAATATTAAGTACTTAATTGACTTTCTAACTGTTTTGCTGTAAACCTTAGTAGCATCTTATACTGTTATGTACCATTTACATATTTTTTAACATAGGTCTTTCTAAAATAGGAAAGGAACCGGATGATAACTTTATCCGATTCCTTTCCTATTTGTCTATTTTATCTATTTCTAGAAGGAATAGATACCAATCTACTCGTATTCCTTAAAAGCGAAGAACATCTTCATACATTTCAATATATTGGGCAGCAGAATTCTTCCAGCTTAAATCACAGCTCATACCATACTTGACTAACGATTCCCACTCATCTTTTTTATAGTAGACTTCTTTTGCACGATACAAAGCGTTTTTCATCTGTTCCCCATCATAGCCACTAAAGGTAAAACCGTTGCCAGATCCCAAAGAACAATCCTGAATACTATCTTTTAATCCACCGGTTTCACGAACAATTGGTACTGTACCATAACGCAATGCTATCATCTGTGCTAATCCACAAGGTTCTGATTTAGATGGCATTAAAAACATATCCGCTCCTGCATAAATCTTTTTGGCCAATGCTGGAATAAACCCTAATGTAGTGGAAACCCTGTCTGGATATTTTTCTTTCATCGCCTGGAAAAAATTCTCATAACCGTAATCGCCGGATCCTAATACTACAAATTTAAAACCATTATTCACTAAATTTTCAAAAGCATATTGTACTAAATCCAACCCTTTATGGTCTACCATGCGGGTAACAATACCAACCAACGGTTCATCACTATAGGGTAGACCAACTTCTTCCATCAACGCTTTTTTGTTTTTGCGCTTTCCGGATAAATCTTTGACTGAAAAATGTGCCGCAATATCAGGGTCGGTTTCTGGATTATTGGTTTCGTAATCAATTCCGTTCAATATACCACGCATCTTTCCCTGATGGTGAATTAATTCGCGATCCATACCATGAGAATACCAAGGATCCAATAATTCCTGAGCATAAGTAGGGCTTACAGTAGTAACCTGGTTACTTACTTCTATTGCTGCTTTCATCATATTTAAGCAATCATCGTATTGCATCAACGGTTTTGCGTAATCAGGCACACCTAATACTTCCTGCATCAATTCAAAGCCGTATTTACCTTGATACTGGATATTGTGGATTGTAAATACCGTTTTAATATTGGAAAACTTATCGCAATACCGATAAAATAAATCCTGATAAACAGGAACCATCGCTGTTTGCCAATCATTACAATGGATAATATCCGGCATAAAATCGACATGCCATAACATTTGCAAAACAGCACGGGAGAAAAACGCAAACCGTTCCGCATCATCATAGTATCCATATAATCCAGGTCGTTTAAAATAATATTCATTATCAATAAAATAGAAAATTACACCATTATAGTTATATTCAAATAAACCACAATACTGTTTTCTCCAAGCAACATCTACCTGAAAATTACATAAATAGGTCATTTTAGAGCGCCATTCTTCGCTAATGTCCCCATATAAAGGCATTACGACACGGCAGGCAACCCCTTTTCCACGGATTGCTTTTGGCAAAGAGCCTGCTACATCAGCCAAACCACCAGAAGCAGCAAAGGGACGGGCTTCACTAGTTGCATATAAAACTTTCATTGGTTCACCTCATTCATTTTACAATTGGATGATTATTTGGTTGAAAAAATAAATTTACTATTATGATAAAATCCAGAGGGAACCAACATGGATCCCCTCTGTTTTTTACTAAATCGTAGT
This is a stretch of genomic DNA from Clostridium facile. It encodes these proteins:
- the glgA gene encoding glycogen synthase GlgA; translated protein: MKVLYATSEARPFAASGGLADVAGSLPKAIRGKGVACRVVMPLYGDISEEWRSKMTYLCNFQVDVAWRKQYCGLFEYNYNGVIFYFIDNEYYFKRPGLYGYYDDAERFAFFSRAVLQMLWHVDFMPDIIHCNDWQTAMVPVYQDLFYRYCDKFSNIKTVFTIHNIQYQGKYGFELMQEVLGVPDYAKPLMQYDDCLNMMKAAIEVSNQVTTVSPTYAQELLDPWYSHGMDRELIHHQGKMRGILNGIDYETNNPETDPDIAAHFSVKDLSGKRKNKKALMEEVGLPYSDEPLVGIVTRMVDHKGLDLVQYAFENLVNNGFKFVVLGSGDYGYENFFQAMKEKYPDRVSTTLGFIPALAKKIYAGADMFLMPSKSEPCGLAQMIALRYGTVPIVRETGGLKDSIQDCSLGSGNGFTFSGYDGEQMKNALYRAKEVYYKKDEWESLVKYGMSCDLSWKNSAAQYIEMYEDVLRF
- a CDS encoding GNAT family N-acetyltransferase, whose translation is MEIKLRKWNNQDTQPLARLANNPNIANYLRDVFPYPYQAKDAAFFIQMCQQADSNIDLPFAITVDGSLVGSIGLTRQLDVKRKSAELGYWIGEEYWNKGIATQAVKQICEIGWNYWDINRIYAEVFSNNLASCQVLKKSGFQQEGILQKSIFKNGNFFDSILFSKIQ
- the prfB gene encoding peptide chain release factor 2, with protein sequence MNTVAFEEYRGQLTALKPQIEELKQALDIESKNKEIIELDHQAAQPNFWDDIENSQKVLKRSTKLKNTVQAFESLSAMYEDTAMMVEFALDEQDDSFEEDIKTNLANMQRSVSEQTLSTLLTGEYDDKNAILTFHAGAGGTEAMDWVEMLFRMYSRWAERHEFKVKTLDFVEGEEAGIKSISVLVEGINAYGYLKSESGVHRLVRVSPFDSSGRRHTSFASLEVIPEIDDDTEVEIRPEDIKMDVYRASGAGGQHVNKTSSAVRLTHIPTGIVTACQNERSQLQNRAVALKMLKSKLVEIKEREQLERIEDIKGEQREIAWGSQIRSYVFMPYTLVKDHRTNFESGNINAVMDGDLDDFINAYLVANSQGKL